One genomic window of Dehalococcoidales bacterium includes the following:
- the nifU gene encoding Fe-S cluster assembly scaffold protein NifU — MYSEKVMEHFRNPRNVGDMENPDGIGHVGNAVCGDIMELYIKVDNGTIVDAKFKTFGCGAAIATSSMVTEMVKGKTIDEALGISNRAVADALDGLPPIKMHCSVLAEEALRSAIDDYHAKNGKAA, encoded by the coding sequence TTGTACAGTGAAAAAGTGATGGAGCATTTCCGTAACCCGCGGAATGTTGGTGATATGGAAAATCCGGATGGTATCGGGCACGTCGGCAACGCGGTGTGCGGCGATATCATGGAGCTTTACATCAAGGTGGACAATGGTACCATCGTTGATGCCAAGTTTAAAACTTTCGGTTGTGGGGCGGCTATTGCCACCAGTTCCATGGTAACCGAAATGGTAAAGGGCAAGACTATTGACGAAGCGCTGGGAATTTCCAATCGCGCGGTGGCTGACGCCCTTGACGGGCTACCCCCGATCAAGATGCATTGCTCGGTACTGGCCGAAGAAGCGCTTAGATCGGCTATTGATGACTACCATGCGAAAAACGGGAAAGCCGCTTAG